A region from the Kryptolebias marmoratus isolate JLee-2015 linkage group LG9, ASM164957v2, whole genome shotgun sequence genome encodes:
- the lrrtm2 gene encoding leucine-rich repeat transmembrane neuronal protein 2 codes for MGFHSRWPLVGPAPVAVSVISMLLACVLSPASCTTCPQKCRCEDLQFYCDTQGLKAPPDGVDKGAVGLSLRHNSITELSPDQFYGFSQLTWLHLDHNQITTVLEDAFQGLYKLKDLNLSSNRITKLPNTTFIHLINLQILDLSFNQMTSLEPELFHGLRKLQILHLRSNLLRTTPVRAFWDCRSLEYLGLSSNRLRSLARNGFAGLIKLKELHLEHNQLTKINLAHFPRLVALQFLYLQWNKISNVTCGMEWTWTTLEKLDLTGNEIRVLTPDVFQTLPNLKILLLDNNKLSSLEPQVLNMWRSLSTIGLSSNFWECTKRICSLATWLSTFKGRWEHSILCHSPEYAQGEEILDAVYGFQLCQNFSAPVIQTISTTTDTTTAAEMTSSLFGIMQPTPTQDDAEDLGSFTTVTTTTTTTQTPRTAQATTALLEEAAVTEDVSAMDNTVMTHRVIIGTMALLFSFFFIIFVVYISRKCCPPTLRRIRHCSAIQNRRQMRTQQRQPMADLATQVPYNEYEPSHEEGALVIINGYGQCKCQQLPYKECEV; via the exons ATGG GTTTCCATTCAAGGTGGCCATTGGTGGGACCTGCACCAGTGGCTGTGAGTGTGATCAGTATGCTCCTAGCGTGCGTGCTGTCTCCTGCATCATGCACAACCTGCCCTCAAAAATGCCGCTGTGAGGACCTGCAGTTCTACTGCGACACCCAGGGGCTTAAGGCACCGCCAGATGGTGTGGACAAGGGTGCCGTGGGGTTGTCACTACGCCACAATAGCATCACTGAGCTCTCCCCTGATCAATTCTATGGTTTCAGTCAGCTCACCTGGCTGCATCTAGACCACAACCAGATCACCACAGTCCTAGAGGATGCCTTTCAAGGCCTCTATAAACTGAAGGACCTCAACTTGAGCTCCAATCGTATCACCAAGTTGCCCAACACAACCTTCATCCACCTCATCAATCTTCAGATACTGGACCTCTCCTTCAATCAGATGACTTCACTGGAACCAGAACTGTTTCACGGACTGAGGAAGCTCCAGATACTTCACCTTCGCTCCAATTTACTTCGCACTACACCTGTTCGGGCATTCTGGGACTGCCGCAGCCTGGAGTATCTGGGCCTGAGCAGCAACCGTCTCCGAAGTCTGGCCCGGAATGGATTTGCCGGGCTCATTAAACTTAAAGAGCTCCACTTGGAGCACAATCAACTGACCAAGATTAACTTGGCCCATTTCCCTCGCCTTGTTGCCCTCCAGTTCTTGTATCTGCAATGGAATAAGATCAGCAACGTCACATGTGGCATGGAATGGACCTGGACTACTTTAGAGAAGCTGGACCTCACAGGAAACGAGATACGCGTCCTGACACCTGATGTGTTTCAAACGCtgccaaatttaaaaattttgctACTGGATAACAACAAACTAAGCAGTCTGGAGCCCCAAGTTTTGAACATGTGGCGGTCTTTGAGTACAATTGGGTTGTCCAGCAACTTTTGGGAATGTACCAAAAGGATCTGCTCTCTGGCCACATGGCTAAGCACCTTTAAGGGAAGGTGGGAACACTCCATTCTCTGCCACAGTCCTGAATATGCCCAAGGTGAGGAGATACTTGATGCCGTTTATGGATTCCAGCTTTGCCAGAATTTTTCAGCGCCAGTCATTCAGACTATTAGTACGACCACAGACACGACGACGGCTGCAGAGATGACGAGCTCCTTGTTTGGAATTATGCAGCCAACCCCCACGCAGGACGATGCGGAGGATTTGGGGAGCTTTACCACAGTCACTACCACTACAAccacaacacaaacaccacGCACTGCTCAAGCAACTACTGCTTTGCTGGAAGAGGCAGCTGTAACAGAGGACGTCTCAGCTATGGACAATACTGTCATGACTCATAGGGTCATCATTGGAACTATGGcccttctgttttctttctttttcatcatttttgttgTGTATATCTCACGGAAGTGCTGCCCTCCCACCCTGCGGCGGATACGTCACTGTTCAGCTATTCAGAACCGCAGACAGATGAGGACCCAGCAGCGACAGCCAATGGCAGACCTAGCCACACAGGTACCCTATAACGAGTATGAGCCCAGCCATGAAGAAGGGGCACTTGTGATCATCAATGGCTATGGGCAGTGCAAGTGTCAGCAACTGCCTTACAAAGAGTGTGAAGTATGA